The following are encoded in a window of Deinococcus koreensis genomic DNA:
- a CDS encoding S8 family serine peptidase, whose amino-acid sequence MPETTPMRSLTSSPPSAGTVQPGRHWGRVLAAPALLSSLLLAACSGTPAVSPLAGARLNLQAQATTSGYAKIIRVKIGAADTQASLAAAYPGSQLLTFHPEELYATLAVNTYKTSAAVLSEEANMRLKLGEANAQGITAWSGGATAWSGGFTVWTGTGAGQANSFPDNQAVWSVIQLSGGQTRAPSLGRGVTVAVIDTGIDVNHPAFAGRLNLSRARDYVDGDTSPAEVNGSATGASAGYGHGTAVAGIITQIAPNATILPLRVLGPDGSGDLASVIQAIDYAAGAGARVINLSLGSAAASKALTAAVATAGKAEALVMASVGNSGDANVTHPAATASSFNAEMSVASVTTLKTRSAFSAFGAVEISAPGEQIRTAFPEARTVLATGTSFATPILAGVAALGLSATTKAASGLPGLIMNSASPNLSADLGTGTVNADAFLALAAK is encoded by the coding sequence GCCCGGTCGGCACTGGGGGCGGGTGCTGGCTGCCCCGGCGCTGCTTTCCAGCCTGCTGCTGGCGGCCTGCTCGGGCACGCCCGCCGTCTCGCCGCTCGCCGGGGCCCGGCTGAACCTGCAGGCCCAGGCGACCACCTCGGGGTATGCCAAGATCATCCGGGTCAAGATCGGCGCGGCCGACACCCAGGCCAGCCTCGCGGCCGCCTATCCGGGCAGCCAGTTGCTGACCTTCCACCCGGAGGAGCTGTACGCCACCCTGGCCGTGAACACCTACAAGACCTCGGCGGCGGTGCTTTCCGAGGAAGCCAACATGCGCCTCAAGCTCGGCGAGGCCAACGCGCAGGGCATCACAGCCTGGTCGGGCGGCGCGACCGCCTGGTCGGGAGGCTTCACGGTCTGGACAGGCACAGGGGCCGGTCAGGCGAACTCCTTCCCAGACAATCAGGCGGTCTGGAGCGTCATCCAGCTGTCGGGCGGTCAGACCCGGGCGCCCAGTCTGGGCCGGGGCGTCACGGTCGCGGTGATCGATACGGGCATCGACGTGAATCACCCGGCTTTCGCGGGCCGCCTGAACCTCAGCCGCGCCCGGGATTACGTGGACGGCGACACTTCCCCGGCGGAAGTCAACGGCAGCGCCACGGGTGCCTCGGCCGGATACGGTCACGGCACGGCAGTCGCCGGCATCATCACCCAGATCGCTCCGAACGCCACCATCCTGCCGCTGCGGGTGCTCGGCCCGGACGGTTCGGGCGACCTCGCCAGCGTGATTCAGGCCATCGACTACGCCGCCGGGGCCGGGGCCAGGGTCATCAACCTCTCGCTGGGCAGCGCGGCCGCCTCCAAGGCGCTGACGGCCGCCGTCGCCACAGCCGGCAAGGCCGAGGCGCTGGTGATGGCTTCGGTGGGCAACAGCGGGGACGCCAACGTCACCCACCCCGCCGCCACCGCCAGTTCGTTCAATGCCGAGATGAGCGTCGCGAGCGTGACCACCCTCAAGACCCGGTCGGCCTTTTCCGCCTTCGGCGCCGTGGAGATCTCGGCTCCGGGCGAGCAGATCCGCACCGCCTTCCCGGAGGCCCGCACCGTGCTGGCGACCGGCACGTCCTTCGCCACCCCCATCCTTGCGGGGGTCGCCGCCCTGGGGCTGTCGGCCACGACGAAGGCGGCCAGTGGCCTTCCTGGGTTGATCATGAACAGCGCGAGTCCGAACCTCTCCGCCGACCTGGGTACGGGCACCGTGAATGCCGACGCCTTCCTCGCGTTGGCGGCCAAGTAA